The proteins below are encoded in one region of Ornithinimicrobium avium:
- a CDS encoding sugar ABC transporter substrate-binding protein — MRRSYLFIALTASTALALTGCGRDSGGSGGEAAPTTGAAVATEGVSGSLDVWAMGAEGEKLPDLVKEFTADHPDIKVNVTAVPWDSAHDKFVNSITAGTTPDVAMVGTTWMGEFAGMDALDPTPGTIDTSKFFEGGHNTTVVDGTSYGVPWYVETRMVYYRTDVLNDAGVEEVPTDQDAFKDMAASLQDTKDVKWGISLQPGQTGSWQTVLPFAWSRGASIADDNGWTFDTPEMVKAVDYYGSFFADKIADPNPPQGQTEADFVSGKVPMFVSGPWMRTIVEDFAKQNKGDDSFAERYDVAPIPSADGAESSSFIGGSNLAVFKNTESRDAAWTLVDWLTQPDTQVKWFELTTDLPSVQSAWEDPKLSSDEKLAKFGTALQTAQAPPSFSTWEQVAEAFDGEIEKVAKQGLSGADAMEATQSQAESIGTGQ; from the coding sequence ATGCGTCGCAGTTATCTGTTCATCGCCCTCACCGCGAGCACAGCGCTGGCCCTCACCGGCTGCGGGCGCGACAGCGGCGGCTCCGGCGGCGAGGCGGCCCCGACCACCGGCGCAGCGGTCGCCACCGAAGGCGTCTCCGGCAGCCTCGACGTGTGGGCGATGGGCGCCGAGGGCGAGAAGCTCCCCGACCTGGTCAAGGAGTTCACCGCCGACCACCCCGACATCAAGGTCAACGTCACCGCGGTGCCCTGGGACTCCGCCCACGACAAGTTCGTCAACTCCATCACCGCCGGCACCACCCCGGACGTCGCCATGGTCGGCACGACCTGGATGGGCGAGTTCGCCGGGATGGACGCCCTCGACCCGACCCCGGGCACGATCGACACCTCGAAGTTCTTCGAGGGCGGGCACAACACCACCGTCGTCGACGGCACCTCCTACGGCGTGCCCTGGTACGTCGAGACCCGCATGGTCTACTACCGCACCGACGTCCTCAACGACGCCGGCGTCGAGGAGGTCCCGACCGACCAGGACGCGTTCAAGGACATGGCCGCCTCGCTGCAGGACACCAAGGACGTCAAGTGGGGCATCAGCCTCCAGCCCGGCCAGACCGGGTCCTGGCAGACGGTCCTGCCGTTCGCCTGGTCGCGCGGCGCGAGCATCGCCGACGACAACGGCTGGACCTTCGACACCCCCGAGATGGTCAAGGCCGTCGACTACTACGGCAGCTTCTTCGCCGACAAGATCGCCGACCCGAACCCGCCACAGGGCCAGACCGAGGCCGACTTCGTCAGCGGCAAGGTCCCGATGTTCGTCTCCGGACCGTGGATGCGCACGATCGTGGAGGACTTCGCCAAGCAGAACAAGGGCGACGACTCCTTCGCCGAAAGGTACGACGTGGCGCCGATCCCCTCGGCCGACGGCGCCGAGTCCAGCTCCTTCATCGGCGGCTCCAACCTGGCCGTCTTCAAGAACACCGAGAGCCGCGACGCCGCCTGGACCCTGGTCGACTGGCTGACCCAGCCCGACACCCAGGTCAAGTGGTTCGAGCTGACCACCGACCTGCCCTCGGTGCAGTCGGCCTGGGAGGACCCGAAGCTCTCCAGCGACGAGAAGCTGGCCAAGTTCGGCACCGCCCTGCAGACCGCCCAGGCGCCGCCGAGCTTCTCCACGTGGGAGCAGGTCGCCGAGGCCTTCGACGGCGAGATCGAGAAGGTCGCCAAGCAGGGCCTGTCCGGTGCTGACGCCATGGAGGCGACCCAGTCCCAGGCAGAGTCGATCGGCACCGGGCAGTAA
- a CDS encoding LacI family DNA-binding transcriptional regulator, with translation MTTVRPRGGSRATIYQVAEAAGVSIATVSRMISSPDKVSPGTRDKVQHAIDRLNYVPHGAARSLAARQQEAYGLVLPELAGPYYAELLTGFEQAAAERGAGVVLLLTHDKEDVERAVSRLAGRVDAIALMGGVHASVETVSAVARKIPVVRVAAEQTDEIETFSTENMESARELTRHLLHVHGLRRLVFVGATATVPDARGRYQGFVEAHREAGLRPAPRLAADLSEDGGRRVAEMVADGLLSADGVVCANDELALGLLAGLAAAGIEVPGTIAVTGWDDQMAARYVTPALTTVRQPVRELGRRVADRIHELLSGENGSTADHEIATELVVRRSCGCP, from the coding sequence ATGACCACCGTCCGACCCCGCGGAGGGTCCCGCGCCACCATCTACCAGGTGGCCGAGGCCGCCGGCGTGTCCATCGCCACGGTGTCCCGGATGATCAGCTCCCCGGACAAGGTCTCCCCGGGCACGCGGGACAAGGTCCAGCACGCCATCGACCGGCTCAACTACGTGCCCCACGGCGCCGCCCGGTCCCTGGCCGCGCGGCAGCAGGAGGCCTACGGGCTGGTGCTGCCCGAGCTCGCCGGTCCCTACTACGCCGAGTTGCTGACCGGGTTCGAGCAGGCCGCCGCCGAGCGGGGGGCCGGCGTGGTCCTGCTCCTCACCCACGACAAGGAGGACGTCGAGCGCGCCGTGAGCCGCCTCGCCGGCCGGGTGGACGCGATCGCCCTGATGGGCGGCGTGCACGCCTCGGTCGAGACCGTCTCGGCGGTGGCGAGGAAGATCCCCGTCGTGCGGGTCGCCGCTGAGCAGACGGACGAGATCGAGACCTTCTCGACCGAGAACATGGAGTCGGCGCGGGAGCTGACGCGGCACCTGCTGCACGTCCACGGCCTGCGCCGCCTCGTCTTCGTCGGCGCGACCGCGACCGTCCCCGACGCCCGGGGCCGCTACCAGGGGTTCGTCGAGGCCCACCGCGAGGCGGGTCTGCGTCCGGCGCCGCGCCTGGCGGCGGACCTCAGCGAGGACGGTGGACGCCGGGTCGCCGAGATGGTCGCCGACGGCCTCCTGAGCGCCGACGGCGTCGTGTGCGCCAACGACGAGCTGGCCCTCGGGCTGCTCGCGGGGCTGGCGGCCGCCGGCATCGAGGTCCCGGGGACGATCGCCGTCACGGGGTGGGACGACCAGATGGCGGCCCGCTACGTGACGCCGGCGCTGACCACCGTGCGCCAGCCGGTCCGGGAGCTGGGGCGCAGGGTGGCGGACCGCATACACGAGCTGCTGTCCGGCGAGAACGGCAGCACGGCGGACCACGAGATCGCCACCGAGCTCGTCGTCCGACGCTCCTGCGGCTGCCCCTGA
- a CDS encoding GH36-type glycosyl hydrolase domain-containing protein, whose translation MTDDEVRLDLTSTGALRSARVFGLDLLLHPASELEDGIGGLWLRVRDGGWTPYPLVGTRSTGDPVGPRPTGDTVGPGGKVVAVRTGTLPDLPVTWSWRLSTLPGRTGWSWQVLLTNGGEEQLEVDLLHVQDLALSPAEVLLANRLYPSQYLDLSPVDLGARGPGVAVRQNMPGERAPWALVGCWTRATSWATDGLQLAGRGRPEGAAWPGLRADLPGERLQHEHAAAALQSETVALAPGEDWTSGFFTVLLADHPGATSDADAAVAEGLEPDPRPLVHRDLEQPGTTQLEDEPGRNLLDSAPPLLPRDLSAGEAEQLVGTGRSHVETLDGRQVSWFTPAGGHVVTAAKQAAVLRPHGQILRPLHRLLPSEGDVTSTVWMDGSFCSQLTRGHVDLGRVLSAREDLLGIARMRGMRLAVDLGDGWQLLGTPSLWLSDVDLATWWYVLADLTLRVTARAQSVSGSCRVEVETLSGAPVPALALLHLDWAGAPGQVGEITDTGSGVRVAAPEGATIDSLEVAVEGADVHEVSDDGAIFSDGQTRGEPLVTLRLEPSAEWALELLPGARPGGDAATGATSAGADLWPAVHEAVTVSAEGAGDGADALARIARVTGWYAHDAAVHYLSPRGLEQHTGGKWGTRDVCQGPVGLLRSWARHGEWRELLLLVLRGQHERGDWPQAFDFLASHRVDAVDDAHGDVVYWPLLAVGQYLHATGDRSVLEEEVGFTGDAAPGGSGSVAEHLRRALDVVESTFIGGTSLPAYGHGDWNDSLQPADPDLARRMVSTWTAVLQVEALNRLVEGLGTAYPELGERARALATDTSRDVERHLVVDGVMSGYGVLEDGRLEPMIHPRDTRTGLTYSVLPMIHAIAGDQLSPDAAREHLALIEAHLLGPDGARLFDRPVAYRGGPTEVFQRAEASSFFGREVGIMYMHAHLRYAEALARVGDGPGVLAALARAVPVGLQELVPSAAPRQANTYSSSSDAAFPDRYAASADYEKALAGQVPLEAGWRVYSSGPGLFLEVLTQRMLGLRHAGEELEIDPVLDPSLGTVHASLPLADGRRAEVEIVCGSFGHGVTEVSVDGRPLGLRALANPYREPGAAVRVADLGEGGEPVRLRVTTG comes from the coding sequence ATGACGGACGACGAGGTGCGCCTGGACCTGACCTCGACCGGAGCCCTGCGCTCCGCCCGCGTCTTCGGGCTCGACCTGCTGCTCCATCCCGCCTCGGAGCTGGAGGACGGCATCGGGGGCCTGTGGCTGCGCGTGCGCGACGGTGGCTGGACGCCATACCCGCTGGTGGGCACCCGCTCGACCGGCGACCCGGTCGGCCCGCGTCCGACCGGCGACACGGTCGGCCCGGGCGGGAAGGTCGTGGCCGTCCGCACGGGCACCCTGCCGGACCTCCCGGTCACCTGGAGCTGGCGGCTGTCCACCCTGCCGGGACGGACCGGGTGGAGCTGGCAGGTGCTCTTGACCAACGGGGGCGAGGAGCAGTTGGAGGTCGACCTGCTCCACGTCCAGGACCTCGCGCTGTCGCCCGCGGAGGTGCTGTTGGCGAACCGCCTCTACCCCAGCCAGTACCTCGACCTCTCGCCGGTCGACCTGGGTGCCCGTGGGCCCGGCGTCGCGGTCCGCCAGAACATGCCGGGGGAGAGGGCGCCGTGGGCGCTGGTCGGGTGCTGGACCCGAGCGACGAGCTGGGCCACCGACGGGCTCCAGCTCGCGGGCCGGGGACGTCCGGAGGGGGCTGCGTGGCCCGGGCTGCGCGCGGACCTGCCCGGCGAACGGCTCCAGCACGAGCACGCCGCGGCCGCCCTCCAGAGCGAGACGGTGGCGCTGGCGCCCGGGGAGGACTGGACGAGCGGGTTCTTCACCGTGCTCCTGGCGGACCACCCGGGCGCGACCTCCGACGCCGACGCGGCCGTGGCCGAGGGGCTGGAGCCGGATCCGCGACCGCTCGTGCACCGTGACCTCGAGCAGCCGGGGACGACGCAACTCGAGGACGAGCCCGGCCGCAACCTGCTGGACAGCGCTCCGCCGCTCCTGCCGCGCGACCTCAGCGCCGGGGAGGCAGAACAGCTGGTCGGCACCGGCCGGTCGCACGTGGAGACCCTGGACGGTCGGCAGGTCAGCTGGTTCACACCGGCCGGGGGGCACGTGGTCACCGCCGCGAAGCAGGCGGCGGTGCTCCGCCCGCACGGTCAGATCCTGCGCCCGCTGCACCGCCTGCTGCCGAGCGAGGGGGACGTGACCAGCACCGTATGGATGGACGGCTCCTTCTGCAGCCAGCTCACCCGCGGCCACGTGGACCTCGGGCGGGTCCTCTCCGCCCGCGAGGACCTGCTCGGCATCGCCCGGATGCGGGGTATGCGGCTCGCCGTCGACCTCGGCGACGGCTGGCAGCTGCTGGGCACCCCGAGCCTGTGGCTCAGCGACGTCGACCTGGCCACGTGGTGGTACGTCCTGGCCGACCTCACCCTCCGCGTCACCGCGCGCGCCCAGTCGGTCTCGGGGAGCTGCCGGGTCGAGGTCGAGACCCTGAGCGGCGCACCGGTGCCGGCGCTCGCCCTGCTGCACCTCGACTGGGCCGGCGCACCCGGGCAGGTGGGCGAGATCACCGACACCGGCAGCGGCGTGCGTGTCGCCGCGCCGGAGGGGGCGACGATCGACTCGCTGGAGGTCGCCGTCGAGGGTGCCGACGTGCACGAGGTCTCGGACGACGGCGCGATCTTCTCCGACGGGCAGACCCGCGGCGAGCCGCTGGTCACGCTGCGCCTGGAGCCCTCCGCGGAGTGGGCGCTCGAGCTGCTGCCCGGGGCACGGCCGGGCGGCGACGCGGCCACCGGGGCGACCTCCGCCGGGGCCGACCTGTGGCCGGCGGTCCACGAGGCCGTCACCGTCTCGGCAGAGGGTGCGGGGGACGGCGCCGACGCGCTCGCCCGCATCGCCCGGGTCACCGGGTGGTACGCGCACGACGCCGCCGTCCACTACCTCTCGCCGCGAGGGCTCGAGCAGCACACCGGCGGCAAGTGGGGGACCCGCGACGTCTGCCAGGGGCCGGTGGGCCTGCTGCGGTCCTGGGCGCGCCACGGCGAGTGGCGCGAGCTGCTCCTCCTGGTCCTGCGCGGCCAGCACGAGCGGGGCGACTGGCCCCAGGCCTTCGACTTCCTCGCCTCGCACCGCGTCGACGCCGTAGACGACGCGCACGGCGACGTCGTCTACTGGCCGCTCCTGGCGGTGGGCCAGTACCTCCACGCCACCGGCGACCGGTCCGTGCTCGAGGAGGAGGTCGGCTTCACCGGCGACGCCGCGCCCGGGGGGAGCGGCTCGGTCGCCGAGCACCTGCGCCGGGCGCTCGACGTCGTCGAGAGCACCTTCATCGGCGGCACCTCGCTGCCCGCCTACGGTCACGGCGACTGGAACGACTCCCTCCAGCCCGCCGACCCCGACCTCGCCCGGCGGATGGTCTCGACGTGGACGGCGGTCCTCCAGGTGGAGGCGCTGAACCGGCTCGTCGAGGGGCTGGGCACGGCATACCCGGAGCTGGGGGAGCGGGCGAGAGCCCTGGCGACCGACACCTCGCGGGACGTCGAGCGCCACCTCGTCGTCGACGGGGTGATGTCGGGGTACGGAGTGCTCGAGGACGGGCGCCTCGAGCCGATGATCCACCCGCGGGACACCCGCACCGGGCTGACCTACTCCGTGCTGCCGATGATCCACGCCATCGCCGGCGACCAGCTCTCGCCGGACGCGGCTCGCGAGCACCTGGCGCTCATCGAGGCGCACCTGCTCGGTCCCGACGGCGCTCGGCTCTTCGACCGGCCGGTCGCCTACCGCGGCGGTCCGACGGAGGTCTTCCAGCGTGCGGAGGCGAGCAGCTTCTTCGGGCGCGAGGTGGGGATCATGTACATGCACGCCCACCTGCGGTATGCCGAGGCCCTCGCCAGGGTGGGCGACGGGCCGGGGGTGCTGGCGGCGCTCGCGCGCGCCGTGCCGGTCGGGCTGCAGGAGCTCGTGCCCAGCGCGGCGCCGCGGCAGGCCAACACCTACTCCTCGTCCTCCGACGCGGCCTTCCCGGACAGGTACGCAGCCTCGGCCGACTATGAGAAGGCGCTGGCGGGGCAGGTGCCGCTCGAGGCGGGATGGCGGGTGTACTCGTCCGGGCCAGGGCTCTTCCTGGAGGTCCTCACCCAGCGCATGCTCGGGCTGCGGCACGCCGGCGAGGAGCTCGAGATCGACCCCGTGCTGGACCCGTCGTTGGGCACCGTGCACGCGTCGCTGCCACTGGCGGATGGCCGACGCGCCGAGGTCGAGATCGTCTGCGGCAGCTTCGGTCACGGCGTGACCGAAGTGAGCGTGGACGGGAGGCCGCTGGGCCTGCGTGCCCTGGCCAATCCGTACCGCGAACCTGGTGCCGCGGTCAGGGTGGCTGATCTCGGGGAGGGCGGCGAGCCGGTGCGGCTGCGGGTGACCACAGGTTAG
- a CDS encoding NADP-dependent oxidoreductase, with product MATEDTQMRAVRLDEYGDVGVLQVREVDIPVPQPDRVVVEVVATSINPGEAGIREGGFDPDRTAAFPMGEGSDLAGRISGLGTGVTGWQVGDEVIGWSGERSAHAQYVAVPASQITARPEQVPWEQAGSLYVAGGTAVAMRDAVTPQQGESVVVTAAAGGVGSILVQLLVSNGVRVLGVAGPDKDDWLRGVGVEPVNRGEDLAGRLRAAAPEGVAAFLDCFGQGYTDLALGLGVPPERVVTIADFEAAGRNGARGVFGHASTTADTLADLAAMIVRGDLVVPIAATYPLDEVRAAYTALAERRTGGKIVLLP from the coding sequence ATGGCGACGGAGGACACGCAGATGCGGGCGGTCAGGCTGGACGAGTACGGCGACGTGGGGGTGCTGCAGGTCCGCGAGGTGGACATCCCGGTCCCGCAGCCGGACCGGGTGGTGGTCGAGGTGGTGGCGACCTCGATCAACCCGGGGGAGGCCGGGATCCGGGAGGGAGGTTTCGACCCCGACCGCACCGCGGCGTTCCCGATGGGTGAGGGCAGCGACCTCGCCGGTCGGATCAGCGGGCTCGGGACGGGTGTGACCGGCTGGCAGGTCGGCGACGAGGTCATCGGCTGGTCAGGGGAGCGGTCCGCGCACGCGCAGTATGTGGCGGTCCCGGCCTCGCAGATCACCGCTCGTCCCGAGCAGGTGCCCTGGGAGCAGGCGGGCAGCCTGTACGTCGCAGGGGGAACCGCGGTCGCGATGCGGGACGCTGTGACCCCGCAGCAGGGTGAGTCGGTGGTGGTGACGGCGGCAGCCGGTGGGGTGGGCTCGATCCTGGTGCAGCTGCTCGTCTCGAACGGCGTCCGGGTGCTCGGGGTGGCCGGTCCGGACAAGGATGACTGGCTCAGGGGTGTGGGCGTCGAGCCGGTGAACCGGGGCGAGGATCTGGCCGGGCGGCTCCGGGCCGCTGCGCCCGAGGGTGTCGCGGCGTTCCTGGACTGCTTCGGGCAGGGCTACACCGACCTGGCGCTCGGCCTCGGGGTCCCGCCGGAGCGGGTGGTGACGATCGCCGACTTCGAGGCCGCCGGTCGCAACGGCGCCCGCGGGGTGTTCGGGCACGCGTCCACGACCGCAGACACGCTGGCCGACCTGGCTGCCATGATCGTCCGCGGCGACCTGGTGGTCCCGATCGCGGCGACCTATCCGCTGGACGAGGTCCGGGCCGCCTACACCGCTCTCGCTGAGCGCCGCACCGGCGGCAAGATCGTCCTCCTTCCCTGA
- a CDS encoding DmpA family aminopeptidase, whose translation MTDVPGVEVGYVTLVEGSGPLRVGAGPVRTGVTAILPRGRDGVGMPCAAGWHSLNGNGEMTGTTWISETGALSLPVLITNTHAIGPCHRGVIDWVVANRPEAATGWLLPVVAETYDGYLNDINGSHVTAAHAVQAIDDAAPGPVEEGSVGGGTGMNCYAFKAGSGTASRLVHHGGDRYTVGAFVQANFGRRHELVVAGQQVGDALGVENPMDEAHQAVPPGAGSVIVVVATDAPLLPGQCEALARRVPLGLARTGTTGSHFSGDIFLALSTANPGALGSTKSADGTEGYDELRFIQWGSIDPLYETVVTSVEEAVLNALIANDTTVGRDDHRSPALPHDPLTDLLTERGVALAPLR comes from the coding sequence ATCACCGACGTGCCGGGCGTCGAGGTCGGCTACGTGACCCTGGTCGAGGGCTCCGGGCCGCTGCGGGTCGGTGCCGGCCCGGTGCGCACGGGCGTCACCGCGATCCTGCCGCGGGGTCGTGATGGTGTGGGTATGCCGTGCGCGGCGGGGTGGCACTCCCTCAACGGCAACGGCGAGATGACCGGCACCACCTGGATCTCGGAGACCGGTGCGCTGTCGCTGCCCGTGCTGATCACCAACACGCACGCCATCGGACCCTGCCACCGCGGGGTGATCGACTGGGTCGTGGCCAACCGGCCCGAGGCCGCGACAGGCTGGCTCCTCCCTGTGGTCGCGGAGACCTACGACGGCTACCTCAACGACATCAACGGCTCACACGTGACCGCAGCCCACGCCGTGCAGGCGATCGACGACGCCGCACCGGGCCCGGTCGAGGAAGGCTCCGTCGGCGGCGGCACCGGGATGAACTGCTACGCCTTCAAGGCCGGCAGCGGCACCGCCTCCCGGCTCGTCCACCACGGCGGCGACCGCTACACCGTCGGCGCGTTCGTCCAGGCCAACTTCGGCCGTCGGCACGAGCTCGTGGTCGCCGGCCAGCAGGTCGGCGACGCGCTCGGTGTCGAGAACCCGATGGACGAGGCCCACCAGGCCGTGCCACCGGGCGCCGGCTCGGTCATCGTCGTCGTCGCCACGGACGCACCGCTGCTCCCGGGCCAGTGCGAGGCCCTGGCCCGCCGGGTCCCCCTCGGCCTGGCCCGCACCGGCACCACCGGCTCGCACTTCTCCGGCGACATCTTCCTGGCCCTTTCCACCGCGAACCCCGGAGCGCTGGGCAGCACCAAGAGCGCCGACGGCACCGAGGGCTACGACGAGCTGCGGTTCATCCAGTGGGGCAGCATCGACCCGCTCTACGAGACCGTCGTCACCTCTGTCGAAGAGGCCGTGCTCAACGCCCTGATCGCCAACGACACCACCGTCGGCCGCGACGACCACCGCTCACCGGCCCTCCCCCACGACCCTCTCACCGACCTGCTCACCGAGCGCGGAGTCGCCCTCGCCCCGCTCCGCTGA
- a CDS encoding flavin-containing monooxygenase, with protein sequence MGGLWDIDAPRSTVYESAHLISSRTTTEFVEHPMPPGTPDYPSHTHLLAYFRSYADRFGLRDGYRFGTEVTSVQPVGDPAAPERWVVRATGPDGIPVESEHAGVVVADGTLSEPNVPELPGHFDGEIFHTAAYKHPQVFAGKRVLVVGAGNSGCDIVVDAVHHAASVDLSVRRGYHFVPSTSSGAPPTPSTRAVRCRRGSSRLSTPGCCGCSPATRPRFGFPEPDHKLYESHPIVNSLILHHLGHGDASVRPDVERLDGDGVVFRDGTRQGYDVVVLATGYRLHYPSSTAPCWPGPRGRGAPGLYLQIASPAAEGLYVVGMVEASGIGWQGRWEQAELVAAYLAARESGAPAAAQLRARVADRAAWPDLSGGYHYLGLERMAYYVNKDAYRRAVRAQAAELEVGR encoded by the coding sequence GTGGGCGGGCTGTGGGACATCGACGCGCCACGGTCGACGGTCTACGAGTCGGCGCACCTCATCTCGTCCCGGACGACGACGGAGTTCGTCGAGCACCCGATGCCGCCGGGCACGCCGGACTACCCCTCGCACACCCACCTGCTGGCCTACTTCCGCTCCTACGCCGACCGGTTCGGGCTGCGGGACGGCTACCGCTTCGGCACCGAGGTGACCTCGGTGCAGCCGGTCGGTGACCCGGCCGCCCCCGAGAGGTGGGTGGTCCGCGCAACCGGGCCTGACGGCATACCCGTCGAGTCCGAGCACGCGGGGGTGGTGGTGGCCGACGGCACCCTGTCCGAGCCGAACGTGCCGGAGCTGCCGGGGCACTTCGATGGTGAGATCTTCCACACCGCGGCCTACAAGCACCCGCAGGTGTTCGCGGGCAAGCGGGTACTCGTCGTCGGCGCCGGCAACTCCGGCTGCGACATCGTCGTCGACGCGGTCCACCACGCCGCCAGCGTCGACCTCAGCGTGCGGCGCGGCTACCACTTCGTGCCCAGTACCTCTTCGGGCGCCCCTCCGACACCCTCAACCAGGGCCGTCCGCTGCCGCCGCGGATCAAGCAGGCTCTCGACTCCCGGCTGCTGCGGATGTTCACCGGCGACCCGACCCCGCTTCGGCTTCCCCGAGCCCGACCACAAGCTCTACGAGTCCCACCCGATCGTCAACAGCCTGATCCTGCACCACCTGGGGCACGGCGACGCCAGCGTGCGGCCGGACGTCGAGCGGCTCGACGGCGACGGCGTCGTCTTCCGCGACGGCACGCGCCAGGGGTATGACGTGGTCGTCCTGGCCACCGGCTACCGCCTGCACTACCCTTCCTCGACCGCTCCCTGCTGGCCTGGCCCGAGGGGGCGGGGGGCGCCGGGGCTCTACCTGCAGATCGCCTCCCCCGCGGCCGAGGGCCTGTATGTGGTGGGGATGGTCGAGGCGTCCGGCATCGGCTGGCAGGGGCGCTGGGAGCAGGCCGAGCTCGTCGCGGCATACCTGGCCGCCCGGGAGAGCGGTGCGCCGGCCGCGGCGCAGCTGCGCGCCCGAGTGGCCGACCGCGCGGCCTGGCCCGACCTGAGCGGCGGATACCACTACCTGGGACTGGAGCGGATGGCCTACTACGTCAACAAGGACGCCTACCGGCGCGCGGTGCGCGCGCAGGCCGCCGAGCTGGAGGTGGGGCGATGA
- a CDS encoding Rossmann-fold NAD(P)-binding domain-containing protein, whose protein sequence is MLVWDEDVVRVVLAAVTCPTTGVVNVAGQGTVGVGEIARALGKRTLVVPEPLLRGALAVGRRLGLTEYGPEQTVFLAHRPVLDASRLGALGVEVEPTRKVLARYAAVRGG, encoded by the coding sequence GTGCTGGTCTGGGACGAGGACGTCGTGCGGGTCGTGCTCGCGGCGGTGACCTGCCCGACCACCGGGGTCGTCAACGTCGCGGGGCAGGGCACGGTGGGGGTGGGAGAGATCGCGCGGGCGCTCGGCAAGCGGACCCTCGTCGTGCCCGAGCCGCTGCTCCGTGGGGCGCTCGCGGTGGGCAGGCGGCTGGGGCTGACCGAGTACGGGCCGGAGCAGACGGTCTTCCTCGCGCACCGCCCGGTCCTGGACGCCTCCCGGCTCGGCGCGCTGGGGGTGGAGGTGGAGCCCACGCGCAAGGTGCTGGCCAGGTATGCGGCGGTGCGGGGAGGGTAG
- a CDS encoding carbohydrate ABC transporter permease: MAAPTTTPPSQQGRGKHKATSSRSSRPPGAVREERAGWILTLPFLLLFLVFTAWPVVQSVFFSFTDIHNRDLRTPFAVNFVAFDQYTKAFADPQFQHAAFNTAYFVVVGVPLTMAIALAAAVVLNSGISKFRSVFRLGFYTPVITSIVAVAVVWRFLLNPESGLVNTVLAWVGIDGPNWLGSTTWAMPSLIAMATWRNFGTAMIIFLAGLQAVPIMLHEAAAIDGANAWQRFVNVTLPILRPTILFVSVTTAIGYLQFFEEPFVMTQGGPLDSTLSASMYTYQQFSFGNYGYAAALSYLIFVVIVIVTVVQFRFLSERED; the protein is encoded by the coding sequence GTGGCCGCCCCGACCACGACTCCTCCGTCGCAGCAGGGGCGCGGCAAGCACAAGGCCACCTCCTCCCGCTCCTCCCGCCCGCCCGGGGCGGTGCGGGAGGAGCGGGCCGGGTGGATCCTGACCCTGCCCTTCCTGCTGCTCTTCCTGGTCTTCACCGCCTGGCCGGTGGTCCAGTCGGTCTTCTTCTCCTTCACCGACATCCACAACCGTGACCTGCGCACGCCGTTCGCGGTCAACTTCGTCGCCTTCGACCAGTACACGAAGGCGTTCGCCGACCCGCAGTTCCAGCACGCCGCCTTCAACACCGCCTACTTCGTCGTGGTGGGCGTGCCGCTGACGATGGCGATCGCGCTGGCCGCCGCGGTGGTCCTCAACAGCGGGATCAGCAAGTTCCGGTCCGTCTTCCGGCTCGGCTTCTACACGCCGGTCATCACCTCGATCGTCGCCGTCGCGGTCGTCTGGCGCTTCCTGCTCAACCCCGAGAGCGGCCTGGTCAACACGGTCCTGGCCTGGGTCGGGATCGACGGGCCCAACTGGCTCGGCTCGACCACCTGGGCCATGCCCTCGCTCATCGCGATGGCCACCTGGCGCAACTTCGGCACGGCGATGATCATCTTCCTCGCCGGCCTGCAGGCGGTGCCGATCATGCTGCACGAGGCCGCGGCCATCGACGGGGCCAACGCCTGGCAGCGCTTCGTCAACGTCACGCTGCCGATCCTGCGCCCGACGATCCTCTTCGTCTCGGTCACCACGGCCATCGGCTACCTGCAGTTCTTCGAGGAACCCTTCGTGATGACCCAGGGCGGCCCGCTGGACAGCACGCTGTCGGCGTCGATGTACACCTACCAGCAGTTCAGCTTCGGCAACTACGGGTATGCCGCCGCGCTGAGCTATCTCATCTTCGTCGTCATCGTCATCGTCACCGTGGTCCAGTTCCGCTTCCTCTCCGAGCGGGAGGACTGA